In Deltaproteobacteria bacterium, the following proteins share a genomic window:
- the serS gene encoding serine--tRNA ligase, with translation MLDIKWIRDNFDLLRTAISNRGAKVSVDELITIDRERRETIQEVEELRNRRNSTTEEIARLMREKADASELREQVRLINDRLHELEAILREKEQTIEGILASIPNIPHVSVPIGKDSSENVTVKRYGEIPKFAFPPIPHWDIGTRLGILDFERAAKISGARFCVSVGMGARIERAIISFMLDLHTSQHGYTEILPPFIVNERSLVGTGQLPKFAEDLFKLEDHGYYLIPTAEVPVTNLHRDEILEEKDLPVKYVAWTPCFRSEAGSYGRDTRGIIRQHQFNKVELVKFSHPENSYDELENLLLDAEEVLQRLGLPYRVVSLCTGDLGFSAAKTYDIEVWLPGQARFCEISSCSNFEDFQARRANIRFRPSMGGKARFVHTLNGSGLAVGRTVAAILENFQQEDGSVVIPEALRPYLDGSDRITGP, from the coding sequence CAGGAGGTGGAGGAGCTCCGAAACCGGAGAAACTCGACCACAGAGGAGATCGCCCGCCTCATGCGCGAAAAGGCCGATGCCTCGGAACTCAGGGAGCAGGTCCGTCTCATCAACGACCGTCTCCACGAACTTGAGGCCATCCTAAGGGAAAAGGAGCAGACCATCGAGGGCATCCTTGCCTCCATCCCCAACATCCCGCATGTATCCGTCCCTATCGGAAAGGATTCTTCGGAAAACGTCACTGTCAAACGTTATGGCGAGATCCCGAAATTCGCCTTCCCCCCTATCCCACATTGGGATATCGGGACCAGGCTCGGCATCCTCGATTTCGAGAGGGCTGCCAAGATCAGCGGGGCCCGTTTTTGTGTCTCTGTCGGCATGGGCGCCAGGATCGAACGGGCCATCATCTCCTTCATGCTCGACCTCCATACATCACAACACGGTTACACGGAGATTCTTCCCCCTTTCATCGTGAACGAGAGATCCCTTGTGGGCACAGGCCAGCTCCCCAAGTTCGCAGAAGACCTCTTCAAGCTCGAAGATCATGGATATTATCTCATTCCCACCGCCGAGGTCCCGGTCACCAACCTCCACCGGGACGAGATCCTCGAGGAAAAGGACCTTCCCGTGAAGTACGTGGCATGGACCCCATGTTTTCGGTCCGAGGCCGGATCTTACGGCAGGGACACCCGGGGGATCATCCGCCAGCATCAGTTCAATAAGGTCGAACTCGTCAAATTCTCCCACCCTGAAAATTCTTACGATGAACTCGAAAATCTCCTCCTAGATGCAGAAGAGGTGCTCCAGAGGCTCGGGCTCCCTTATAGGGTCGTCTCCCTATGCACTGGAGACCTTGGATTCTCCGCGGCCAAGACCTATGACATAGAGGTATGGCTTCCGGGACAGGCCAGGTTCTGCGAGATATCGTCCTGCAGCAACTTCGAGGACTTCCAGGCGAGAAGGGCGAACATCCGCTTTCGACCGTCCATGGGCGGAAAGGCGAGGTTTGTCCATACCCTGAACGGATCCGGGCTCGCAGTGGGCAGGACCGTTGCAGCAATCCTTGAAAACTTTCAGCAGGAGGACGGCTCGGTCGTCATCCCGGAGGCCCTGAGACCTTATCTCGACGGTTCTGATCGGATCACCGGTCCCTGA
- a CDS encoding HAD family hydrolase, which produces MDTIELAIFDCDGVLFDSLDANRRYYSTILERVGRAPLTSDELANVHMLTTDQAVRLLFKNDPVREEKALRVAQELNYVDFIPFMNFEPGVEETLNALKSRIRMAILTNRTTTMPKLRDVFGLDRWFDAIVCALDVDRPKPDPEGMLRILDAFSVPAEKAVYVGDSKVDEEVSARADIPFIAYKNPGLMAKFHVERFSDLRDILLNQGPVIRSEPSR; this is translated from the coding sequence ATGGATACCATTGAACTTGCCATATTCGATTGCGACGGGGTCCTTTTTGACTCCCTGGATGCGAACAGGCGTTATTATTCCACGATCCTTGAGAGGGTTGGTCGGGCCCCGCTCACATCTGATGAACTTGCAAATGTCCACATGTTAACCACGGATCAGGCCGTCCGGTTGCTCTTTAAAAACGATCCCGTGAGAGAAGAGAAGGCGCTACGAGTGGCACAGGAATTAAATTACGTGGATTTCATACCGTTCATGAATTTTGAGCCAGGGGTTGAGGAGACCTTAAACGCGCTCAAATCCCGCATACGCATGGCGATCCTTACGAACAGGACCACGACCATGCCGAAGCTCAGGGATGTCTTCGGCCTTGACCGCTGGTTCGATGCCATTGTTTGTGCCCTCGATGTGGATCGACCCAAACCAGACCCTGAGGGGATGCTACGGATCCTTGACGCCTTCTCCGTCCCAGCCGAAAAGGCAGTCTATGTGGGAGATTCGAAGGTCGACGAGGAGGTCTCGGCAAGGGCCGACATCCCCTTCATCGCATACAAAAACCCCGGCCTCATGGCGAAGTTTCACGTGGAACGATTCTCCGACCTTCGGGACATACTCCTGAATCAGGGACCGGTGATCCGATCAGAACCGTCGAGATAA
- a CDS encoding SAM-dependent methyltransferase, producing MQEKKTIKKAEFIKKIIQKQGPVPFIRFMEICLYDEDAGYYSTGEHPVGKKGDFVTGPSTPLFGALIANQIREFRSLLEKDHMTIVEMGAGSAILARDLLEHLDRKEGDRFRYVIVEPFDTVRSFQKCILGPMAERVMWIETLDELTFSPDCFLSNELIDAFPVHLVQKGDTGFQEVHVCLNDNGELQECLRDITEETLQDYVSGLPTYLPIGYRTEVNLRMKTWIQKIASLMHRGFIFTIDYGFSAKDYFHPARNRGTLLSYKDHAVRENVLLDPGDQDITAHVNFSDLHRWGEEAGLVTLGFAPQWSFLASLDFEKTFYEMSGGKFDPFSPMLAGVKMLILPQGMGETHKVLVQAKGMDANTELMGFRMRNIRKKL from the coding sequence ATGCAGGAGAAAAAAACCATTAAAAAGGCCGAGTTCATCAAGAAGATCATCCAGAAACAAGGACCTGTGCCGTTCATTCGATTCATGGAGATATGTCTCTATGATGAAGACGCAGGATACTACTCCACAGGTGAGCATCCTGTCGGGAAAAAGGGGGATTTCGTAACAGGACCTTCAACCCCCCTTTTTGGAGCACTCATTGCCAATCAGATCCGTGAGTTTCGTTCCCTTCTTGAAAAGGATCACATGACGATCGTGGAGATGGGAGCTGGATCCGCCATACTTGCCCGGGATCTTCTGGAACATCTCGACAGGAAGGAAGGGGACCGTTTCAGATATGTTATTGTGGAGCCCTTCGATACTGTGAGATCATTTCAAAAATGCATCCTGGGTCCCATGGCAGAACGTGTTATGTGGATAGAAACGCTGGACGAATTGACATTTTCGCCCGACTGCTTCCTTTCGAACGAACTCATAGACGCATTTCCTGTCCATTTGGTGCAAAAAGGGGACACAGGTTTTCAGGAGGTCCACGTCTGCCTCAACGATAATGGAGAACTCCAGGAGTGCCTTCGAGATATCACCGAGGAGACCCTTCAGGATTACGTATCTGGATTGCCCACGTACCTTCCCATCGGGTATAGGACTGAGGTGAATTTGAGGATGAAGACATGGATCCAAAAGATCGCATCCCTCATGCATAGAGGATTCATATTTACAATCGATTACGGATTTTCAGCCAAGGACTATTTTCACCCAGCCAGGAATCGAGGGACCCTCCTTTCGTACAAGGATCATGCAGTACGGGAGAATGTGCTCCTCGATCCAGGCGACCAGGACATAACTGCACATGTGAACTTCAGTGATCTTCACCGCTGGGGGGAGGAGGCGGGTCTTGTTACCCTTGGTTTTGCACCCCAGTGGTCATTTCTTGCATCCCTGGATTTTGAAAAGACCTTTTACGAGATGAGCGGAGGAAAATTCGATCCCTTCTCCCCAATGCTTGCCGGGGTGAAGATGCTCATCCTTCCCCAGGGAATGGGAGAGACCCACAAGGTGCTCGTACAGGCCAAAGGGATGGATGCGAATACAGAGCTCATGGGATTTAGAATGCGAAACATACGTAAAAAATTATAG
- the dnaN gene encoding DNA polymerase III subunit beta: MLNIEIKKNDIIEKLANIQSIVDKKSIATILNNIFLYTNNDNLYLEVTDLEINYRTKIKSIIKEHGEITINAKKIYELIREFPCEDIFLQENENLWIRITDGNNLDFKIGGLPPDDYPRFKELKKNNSIRIDSNILNEMIEKTIISVSLDETKYNLIGLLFEYEKKDEKNIIRMVGSDGHKLSLVEKYLDELDKNDFYENISFIIPKKGAQEIKKITEKNNKVMFGVDGKFCFVDTEDETLSIRLVDSKFPNYKSIIPKNRETIVKFDKNSMINSLKRVSIVMMDSSLKSVLLRIKNNNMEIETIEKEFGEAREKIEVDYMGNDIIIGLNTKLLISLLSVMKSQEVEMTINGKNSPILLSGKDDKGFLGLVMPLTNLEG, translated from the coding sequence ATGTTAAACATAGAAATAAAGAAAAATGATATTATAGAAAAACTGGCAAATATTCAAAGTATTGTTGATAAAAAATCAATAGCAACAATATTAAATAATATCTTTCTTTATACAAATAATGATAATCTATATTTAGAGGTAACTGATTTAGAAATAAATTACAGAACCAAAATAAAATCTATAATTAAGGAACATGGTGAAATAACTATTAACGCAAAAAAAATTTATGAACTTATACGTGAATTTCCATGTGAAGATATCTTTTTACAAGAAAATGAAAATTTATGGATAAGGATTACAGATGGTAATAATTTAGATTTCAAAATAGGTGGATTACCACCTGATGATTATCCAAGATTCAAAGAATTAAAAAAAAATAATTCAATTAGAATTGATTCTAATATACTTAATGAAATGATAGAAAAAACTATAATTTCAGTCTCACTGGATGAAACAAAATATAATTTAATAGGTTTATTGTTTGAATATGAAAAAAAGGATGAAAAAAACATTATAAGAATGGTTGGTTCTGATGGTCATAAATTAAGTTTAGTTGAAAAATATCTGGATGAATTAGATAAAAATGATTTTTATGAAAATATATCTTTTATAATCCCCAAAAAGGGCGCACAGGAAATAAAAAAAATTACAGAAAAAAATAATAAAGTTATGTTTGGAGTGGATGGAAAATTTTGTTTTGTAGATACAGAAGACGAAACACTTTCCATAAGGCTTGTTGATTCAAAATTTCCAAATTACAAATCTATTATTCCAAAAAATAGAGAAACAATAGTAAAATTTGATAAAAATTCCATGATCAATTCATTAAAAAGAGTTTCGATAGTAATGATGGATTCAAGTTTAAAAAGTGTATTATTACGTATAAAAAATAATAATATGGAAATTGAAACAATAGAAAAGGAATTTGGTGAAGCACGAGAAAAAATTGAAGTTGATTATATGGGAAATGATATAATAATTGGATTAAATACAAAACTTCTTATCAGTTTATTATCAGTCATGAAATCACAGGAAGTAGAAATGACTATTAATGGAAAAAATTCTCCAATTCTTTTATCTGGAAAAGATGACAAGGGGTTTCTCGGATTGGTTATGCCTCTTACCAATCTGGAAGGCTGA
- the gyrB gene encoding DNA topoisomerase (ATP-hydrolyzing) subunit B produces the protein MQKEQYGAGQIKVLSGLSAVRKRPAMYIGNTSIEGLHHLVYEVVDNSIDEALAGYCTAIEIIIHEDGSISVEDNGRGIPVDIHPTEGISALELVLTRLHAGGKFDHSTYKVSGGLHGVGISVVNALSSHFTAEVYRNGLIYRQSYRKGDPVGPMECLGETKKRGTKITFLPDPEIFQETTDFRFEILQARMRELAFLNPAVRIHISDERSGDSGNFHFLGGVVSFVEYLSRNKELVHDTPIFISGERDQVQVEIAFLYNTGYSERLLSYVNNIRTKEGGTHETGFRQALTKCINRYASDDIVPKKFREKMEGDDVREGLTAVISVRVPNPQFEGQTKAKLGNSEVRSIVSSLVYESLSTYLEENPQVAKKILAKVVDAARAREAARKAKDLARKTSSSQEMFMAGKLAECQERDPSKRELFIVEGDSAGGSAKQGRDRRFQAILPLRGKIMNVEKARYDKMLASEEIRNLIAALGTGIGAEDFDITRVRYHKIIIMTDADVDGAHIRTLLLTFFYRQMFSLIEQGMIYVAQPPLYRISHGKGKEMFLKDDRELDEFLIRRATANLSVRPHGWDRPLAGEDLEKLLKDASTYHATLEELGKKGLWRNICEDLLVEGLVREEDLLDLGFMEGLAERIKHKGYRVGRIKPATGEHTGYEFDVGVEELAYLTATIGPSLVHMPEYRRAIKSFSRLKGLVQSVMDITDNSGGTRTVSGIDELLSVIRNEGQKGISLQRYKGLGEMNPEQLWETTMDPEKRTLLRVTIRDADDAESLFTTLMGEKIEPRREFIYTHALEVRELDI, from the coding sequence ATGCAAAAGGAACAGTACGGGGCGGGTCAGATCAAGGTCCTGAGCGGACTTTCCGCAGTAAGAAAGAGACCTGCCATGTACATAGGAAATACCTCGATCGAGGGGTTGCACCATCTTGTGTACGAGGTGGTGGACAACAGCATAGACGAGGCCCTGGCCGGCTATTGCACGGCCATCGAAATCATTATCCACGAAGACGGATCCATCTCCGTTGAAGACAACGGCAGGGGGATTCCTGTGGATATACACCCAACCGAGGGGATTTCCGCCCTCGAACTCGTTCTTACCCGTCTTCATGCAGGAGGAAAGTTTGATCACAGTACCTACAAGGTTTCAGGAGGTCTTCACGGAGTAGGTATATCGGTCGTGAATGCCCTGTCCAGTCACTTCACAGCCGAGGTCTACCGGAACGGGCTCATTTACCGCCAGAGCTACCGGAAGGGAGATCCTGTGGGTCCCATGGAATGCCTTGGGGAGACGAAAAAAAGAGGAACTAAAATCACCTTTCTTCCTGATCCCGAGATCTTTCAGGAGACGACGGATTTTCGGTTCGAGATCCTCCAGGCCCGCATGCGCGAACTTGCCTTTCTCAATCCCGCTGTGAGGATTCATATCTCCGATGAACGATCCGGGGATTCGGGTAATTTTCATTTTTTAGGCGGAGTCGTTTCCTTTGTGGAGTATTTGAGCAGGAACAAGGAATTAGTTCACGACACCCCTATTTTTATCTCTGGGGAAAGGGATCAGGTACAGGTGGAGATCGCCTTTCTCTACAACACCGGATACTCGGAAAGGCTCCTGAGCTACGTCAACAATATCAGGACAAAAGAAGGGGGGACCCACGAGACTGGTTTTCGTCAGGCCCTGACCAAATGCATAAACAGGTACGCGAGCGATGACATCGTACCGAAAAAATTTCGGGAAAAGATGGAAGGAGATGACGTTCGGGAAGGTTTGACAGCCGTAATATCGGTCAGGGTCCCAAACCCGCAGTTTGAGGGACAGACCAAGGCCAAACTCGGAAACAGCGAGGTTCGCTCCATAGTATCCTCCCTCGTTTACGAATCCCTTTCCACATACCTGGAGGAAAACCCTCAGGTAGCCAAAAAGATCCTTGCAAAGGTTGTGGACGCGGCGCGTGCGCGTGAGGCCGCCAGAAAGGCAAAGGATCTCGCTCGAAAGACCTCCAGCAGTCAGGAGATGTTCATGGCGGGAAAACTTGCCGAATGCCAGGAAAGGGACCCTTCGAAACGGGAACTCTTCATAGTCGAAGGGGATTCGGCAGGAGGAAGCGCCAAACAGGGACGAGATCGCCGTTTTCAGGCCATCCTTCCCCTTCGGGGAAAGATTATGAATGTGGAAAAGGCCCGCTACGACAAGATGCTTGCGAGCGAGGAGATCCGAAACCTCATAGCCGCCCTCGGGACTGGCATAGGCGCAGAGGATTTCGATATTACGCGGGTGCGGTATCACAAGATCATCATCATGACGGACGCCGACGTGGACGGGGCCCATATCCGGACCCTTCTCCTCACCTTTTTTTATCGCCAGATGTTCTCCCTTATCGAGCAGGGGATGATCTATGTGGCCCAACCTCCTCTTTATCGCATCTCCCACGGAAAAGGAAAGGAGATGTTTCTGAAGGATGACAGAGAGTTAGATGAATTCCTTATTCGTAGGGCCACAGCTAATCTCAGTGTGAGACCTCACGGTTGGGATCGTCCCCTTGCTGGAGAAGATCTTGAAAAGCTCTTGAAGGATGCGTCCACATACCACGCAACCCTTGAGGAACTCGGTAAGAAAGGGCTATGGCGAAATATATGTGAAGACCTTCTGGTTGAGGGTCTTGTCAGGGAAGAGGATCTCCTCGATCTTGGATTCATGGAAGGATTGGCGGAGAGAATCAAACATAAAGGATACAGGGTTGGAAGGATCAAACCCGCAACTGGCGAACACACCGGCTACGAATTTGACGTAGGCGTGGAGGAACTTGCCTATCTAACCGCTACGATCGGCCCATCGCTTGTCCACATGCCTGAATACCGCCGGGCGATAAAGTCATTTTCCCGGTTAAAGGGGCTCGTTCAGTCTGTCATGGACATAACGGATAATTCAGGCGGAACACGAACCGTATCCGGAATAGACGAGCTTCTTTCCGTCATCAGAAATGAAGGCCAGAAGGGGATATCCCTTCAGCGGTACAAGGGCCTGGGAGAGATGAACCCGGAGCAGCTCTGGGAGACCACAATGGATCCCGAAAAAAGGACGCTGCTGCGCGTGACGATCCGTGACGCAGACGACGCGGAAAGCCTCTTCACCACCCTCATGGGAGAAAAGATCGAACCGAGGCGGGAGTTCATTTATACCCATGCCCTCGAGGTCAGGGAACTCGATATCTGA